In Bdellovibrionales bacterium, the following proteins share a genomic window:
- a CDS encoding bifunctional methionine sulfoxide reductase B/A protein, with translation MKLFFLVILFGISTNSWGAEAGGRVTKGKYKEVPSKEELKKRLTPEQYFVTQEDGTEKPFVNAYWNKKDDGIYVDVVTGEPLFSSLNKYDSGTGWPSFDRPLVDSDIVKKEDRKFFSKRTEVRSKYANSHLGHVFDDGPATTGLRYCINSASLRFVSIEKMKEEGYGEFLFLFAEKRAWKLATLAGGCFWGVEELIRKIPGVIETQVGYSGGEVKDPIYDIVKLGKSNHAEAVQILFDPKKLSYEEILLQFFKIHDPTTLNQQGNDKGTQYRSAIFYADGEQKKIAEAVKSRVDKSGKWKNTIVTQIIPYKEFWRAEDEHQKFLYKNPQGYTCHFVRNISF, from the coding sequence ATGAAATTATTTTTTTTAGTGATTCTTTTTGGAATTTCAACTAATTCATGGGGAGCTGAAGCGGGAGGTCGAGTGACCAAAGGAAAATACAAAGAAGTTCCATCCAAGGAAGAATTGAAAAAGCGCCTGACTCCTGAACAATATTTTGTCACGCAAGAGGACGGAACGGAAAAGCCGTTTGTGAATGCCTATTGGAATAAGAAGGATGATGGGATTTATGTTGATGTCGTAACGGGTGAACCCTTGTTTAGCTCCCTCAATAAATATGATTCTGGGACCGGTTGGCCCAGTTTTGATCGACCTCTGGTCGATTCAGACATCGTCAAAAAGGAGGATCGCAAATTCTTTTCGAAAAGAACAGAGGTTCGATCGAAATACGCAAATTCTCATCTTGGTCATGTGTTCGATGATGGTCCTGCGACCACAGGTCTTCGCTATTGTATCAATTCGGCGTCTCTCAGATTTGTATCGATCGAAAAAATGAAAGAGGAGGGCTACGGGGAGTTTTTGTTTCTATTTGCCGAAAAAAGGGCTTGGAAACTGGCGACCTTAGCTGGGGGATGTTTTTGGGGGGTAGAAGAGTTGATTCGAAAAATCCCAGGAGTCATTGAAACCCAGGTGGGATACAGTGGGGGTGAGGTGAAAGATCCCATTTATGATATCGTAAAATTGGGCAAGAGCAATCACGCTGAGGCCGTTCAAATTTTGTTTGATCCAAAAAAGCTAAGTTATGAAGAAATTTTACTTCAGTTCTTCAAAATTCATGATCCAACGACCTTAAATCAACAGGGCAATGACAAGGGAACACAGTATCGTTCTGCGATTTTCTACGCTGATGGTGAACAGAAGAAAATAGCTGAGGCGGTAAAGTCGCGAGTTGATAAATCTGGAAAATGGAAAAATACCATTGTGACTCAAATTATTCCGTATAAAGAATTTTGGCGCGCCGAAGATGAGCATCAGAAATTTTTGTATAAGAATCCCCAAGGCTACACTTGCCACTTTGTTCGAAATATCAGTTTTTGA
- a CDS encoding insulinase family protein, protein MNHVFLGTFFLSFVSFASLFSFASVEEQTQIQTQIQTQFQTQSHSHSDDPYNQIEFFVLENGLEVILSPESAARTVKVYYEVDVGYGSEDVDNLGVSHLLEHALFRHPDLSSNMSFLDVIQEKGGQGNGITSKLTTSYFATVPSGKVTWTIQTFAKMMLGRRIQRKDLEKSRREVQLEIGEANPVSSFLGFDAAKWLTLPYLKAPEFYEYNFGMDIGKTSFTEEENRLSNQKIRLDQVQDRYDRYYYPGNSRLYVAGTFDPTKIKEILRTSWGAFSSSFKHEVRPAQTPRPRGKPQVIHDITSDNVPSLQVGTLLYDLTYLEEVAVNIYINFMASELMKEIRNQRGQTYTVVPRYYTESGVGFASVELEAHRADYGDIESRVRSIFMSIAEGGLSGLEFESARAAYLKQLSLVESDSESLYSLSAAWRELRNRYGRDIISPYAMARDLTTEQMNEALKKHFQPQRRLEILDSSNLFFRYDDWVFGFLIFLIGLSVMRWITLKPFNHSEVRWVRKVRYPGLKLVELSALALSAFMFDHAKYVLEQIIPELIDLRQVMIFNGYLLPWTESLTVVVILIATFSAYPRKLMVVNHSLLVKSLTFYSYRIAFEDIERVEAIFYLKHIMSWKNLRELGWRHYIFHPFVWEPALLVRTKKKSYVFSIKKGNEAAGELRELLDDFKKIGLIEHRSVLFPLPQVKHR, encoded by the coding sequence GTGAACCATGTTTTTCTTGGTACTTTTTTCTTGAGTTTCGTTTCTTTTGCTTCTCTTTTTTCCTTTGCTTCAGTTGAAGAACAAACCCAAATCCAAACCCAAATCCAAACTCAGTTCCAAACCCAATCACATTCCCATTCAGATGATCCTTATAATCAGATTGAATTCTTCGTCCTGGAGAATGGCTTAGAGGTGATCCTGTCGCCTGAATCGGCAGCTCGAACCGTGAAGGTCTATTATGAGGTTGACGTCGGCTATGGCTCCGAAGACGTCGACAACCTGGGAGTATCTCATCTTCTGGAACATGCTCTATTTAGGCATCCGGATCTTTCATCAAATATGTCTTTTCTTGATGTGATCCAAGAAAAGGGAGGACAGGGCAACGGGATCACTTCAAAACTGACAACTTCGTATTTTGCGACGGTTCCGAGCGGGAAAGTGACTTGGACAATTCAGACCTTTGCAAAAATGATGTTGGGTAGAAGAATTCAAAGAAAGGATTTGGAGAAGTCGCGTCGTGAGGTTCAATTGGAAATTGGAGAAGCCAATCCAGTGAGTTCATTTCTTGGATTCGACGCGGCCAAATGGCTGACACTTCCTTACCTTAAAGCTCCGGAATTCTATGAGTACAATTTTGGCATGGATATTGGTAAGACATCCTTTACCGAAGAAGAAAATCGATTGTCTAACCAAAAAATTAGATTGGACCAAGTTCAGGATCGCTATGATCGCTATTATTACCCCGGTAATTCTCGACTTTATGTTGCTGGAACCTTTGATCCGACGAAGATTAAGGAGATATTGCGAACTTCCTGGGGCGCCTTTTCGTCAAGTTTCAAACATGAGGTAAGGCCCGCGCAGACCCCAAGGCCGCGGGGCAAACCTCAGGTCATCCATGACATTACCTCTGACAATGTCCCAAGCCTTCAAGTTGGCACTCTGCTTTACGATTTGACCTATTTAGAAGAAGTCGCCGTCAATATATATATCAATTTCATGGCCAGTGAATTGATGAAGGAAATAAGAAATCAGAGGGGGCAAACCTATACAGTTGTTCCGCGATATTACACAGAGTCTGGAGTTGGATTTGCGAGTGTTGAGCTTGAAGCTCATCGGGCTGACTATGGAGACATTGAATCAAGAGTTCGATCGATTTTTATGAGTATTGCCGAAGGAGGACTTTCTGGTCTTGAATTTGAAAGTGCGCGTGCGGCCTATTTGAAGCAGCTCAGTTTGGTTGAATCTGACAGCGAATCTCTTTATTCACTTTCTGCGGCCTGGAGAGAATTGCGAAACCGTTACGGAAGGGATATTATTTCCCCTTACGCCATGGCTCGGGATTTGACAACTGAGCAAATGAATGAAGCCTTAAAAAAGCATTTCCAACCGCAGCGTCGTCTCGAGATATTAGATTCATCTAATCTTTTTTTTCGATACGATGATTGGGTGTTTGGATTTTTAATTTTTCTCATCGGCTTGTCCGTCATGAGGTGGATCACCTTGAAACCATTCAACCACAGTGAGGTGAGATGGGTTCGGAAGGTTCGATATCCTGGCTTAAAATTGGTTGAGCTCTCTGCTCTGGCTCTCTCTGCCTTTATGTTTGATCATGCGAAATATGTTCTGGAACAGATAATTCCAGAATTGATTGATCTGCGTCAGGTGATGATCTTCAACGGATACCTTTTGCCCTGGACGGAATCTTTGACGGTCGTTGTGATTCTGATTGCCACGTTTAGCGCCTATCCGCGAAAGTTGATGGTGGTGAATCATTCCTTGCTTGTGAAAAGTTTGACGTTTTATTCCTATCGCATTGCGTTTGAGGATATCGAACGAGTTGAAGCGATCTTCTATTTGAAGCACATTATGTCTTGGAAAAACCTCAGAGAATTGGGTTGGCGACACTATATCTTTCATCCATTTGTATGGGAACCGGCTCTTTTGGTTCGGACAAAGAAGAAGTCCTACGTTTTTAGTATTAAAAAGGGGAATGAAGCGGCAGGGGAATTGAGAGAACTTCTCGACGATTTTAAAAAGATTGGTTTAATCGAACATCGGTCAGTACTTTTCCCTCTGCCTCAAGTGAAGCATCGTTAG
- the icd gene encoding NADP-dependent isocitrate dehydrogenase, giving the protein MSSASAAIPKFKDLTPPREGGTIVFSQGRFSVPDHPIVPFIEGDGTGPDIWRASRAVLDAAVQKSYQGKKKIAWFEVYAGEKAFKKYGDWLPEDTIEAFRHYLVSIKGPLTTPIGEGMRSLNVAIRQILDLYVCLRPVCYFEGVPSPVKKPSDVDMVIFRENTEDIYAGIEFAQGTEDVKKVLSFLKESFPGSYKKIRFPETCGIGIKPVSREGTERLVRSAIEYAIAQKKKSVTLVHKGNIMKYTEGGFRNWGYALAEKEFGDQIYSWNKWEQTKKGKGEDAANAEQSEALARGKILIKDAIADIALQQVLTRPKEFDVIATLNLNGDYLSDALAAQVGGIGIAPGGNINYQTGHAVFEATHGTAPKYADQDKVNPGSVILSGEMLLRHIGWDEAADLVISGLEGAIGAKTVTYDFARLMTMEGAKGVKEISCSQFGEAVISHMS; this is encoded by the coding sequence ATGTCTTCTGCATCTGCTGCGATCCCGAAGTTCAAGGACCTGACTCCGCCTCGAGAGGGAGGGACCATTGTTTTTTCGCAGGGTCGGTTCAGTGTTCCCGATCATCCCATTGTCCCATTTATCGAGGGAGATGGAACAGGTCCTGACATTTGGCGAGCCTCAAGAGCGGTTCTCGATGCGGCGGTGCAAAAATCATATCAGGGCAAGAAAAAGATTGCTTGGTTTGAAGTTTATGCTGGAGAGAAGGCTTTTAAGAAATATGGGGATTGGCTTCCTGAGGATACGATCGAGGCATTTCGCCACTATTTGGTTTCGATTAAGGGTCCCTTGACGACACCGATCGGTGAGGGGATGAGGTCTTTAAATGTGGCTATACGTCAAATTCTGGATCTCTACGTCTGCTTGCGTCCTGTTTGCTATTTTGAAGGTGTTCCTTCTCCCGTAAAAAAACCCTCAGATGTGGACATGGTGATCTTCAGAGAGAACACCGAAGACATTTATGCAGGAATTGAATTTGCGCAAGGGACTGAGGACGTAAAAAAGGTTTTAAGTTTCTTGAAAGAGTCCTTCCCAGGATCTTACAAAAAAATCCGATTTCCTGAAACCTGTGGGATTGGAATTAAACCTGTTTCCCGAGAGGGAACCGAGAGATTGGTTCGTTCGGCGATTGAATATGCCATCGCTCAGAAGAAGAAATCGGTGACCTTGGTTCATAAGGGCAATATCATGAAATACACCGAGGGCGGCTTTAGGAATTGGGGCTACGCTTTGGCTGAAAAGGAATTCGGAGACCAAATCTATTCTTGGAACAAATGGGAGCAGACAAAAAAAGGCAAAGGGGAAGATGCGGCCAATGCGGAGCAATCCGAAGCTTTGGCGAGAGGAAAAATCCTGATTAAAGACGCGATTGCTGACATTGCGCTTCAGCAGGTATTGACCCGACCCAAAGAGTTTGATGTCATAGCGACGCTGAACCTCAACGGAGATTATCTTTCGGACGCCTTGGCGGCTCAGGTTGGAGGGATCGGAATTGCCCCTGGAGGAAATATCAATTACCAGACGGGTCATGCCGTTTTCGAAGCGACTCATGGAACGGCTCCAAAGTACGCGGATCAGGACAAGGTAAATCCCGGCTCGGTTATTCTTTCAGGAGAGATGCTTCTTCGTCATATTGGTTGGGATGAGGCTGCTGATTTGGTGATATCCGGACTCGAAGGAGCGATTGGAGCCAAAACGGTGACCTATGACTTTGCTCGTCTCATGACAATGGAGGGAGCAAAGGGTGTTAAAGAAATCAGTTGTTCTCAATTTGGCGAGGCCGTCATCAGTCACATGAGCTAA
- a CDS encoding YceI family protein, giving the protein MLHDEAVFNFSKTDSSFSWCRCLLFQFYRWDDIFGIADAAPDSKVSQYVLDQSHTQVIFRVSHLGFSYVTGFFTQVNGEIAISDENPSESKVKIVIATDSVNTHFADRDDHLRKPDFFDAKKYPEIVFTSTKISKQNGNIYSVEGNLSLHGKVKPIKFPFTRLKTGPDMKGQTRTGGFASFVIKRSEFGMNYMNGPDKIGDEVEMTINLEAVLK; this is encoded by the coding sequence GTGCTACATGACGAGGCTGTTTTCAATTTTTCAAAGACTGATAGTTCCTTTTCTTGGTGTCGTTGCTTGCTGTTTCAGTTTTATCGGTGGGATGACATTTTTGGAATAGCCGATGCGGCGCCCGATTCTAAAGTGAGTCAGTATGTTTTAGATCAAAGCCACACTCAGGTTATTTTTCGAGTCTCCCATTTGGGTTTTAGTTATGTGACCGGATTCTTCACTCAAGTGAACGGTGAAATAGCAATCAGTGATGAAAATCCGTCTGAAAGCAAAGTAAAAATTGTGATCGCAACGGACAGTGTGAACACACACTTTGCGGACCGTGATGATCATTTGCGCAAACCTGATTTTTTTGATGCGAAGAAATACCCAGAGATTGTCTTTACCAGCACCAAGATCTCCAAACAGAACGGAAATATTTATTCCGTCGAGGGGAATCTCAGTCTTCATGGCAAGGTGAAGCCCATCAAGTTTCCTTTCACGCGTCTAAAGACAGGTCCAGATATGAAGGGACAGACGCGTACCGGGGGATTTGCTTCCTTCGTGATCAAGCGAAGTGAATTCGGAATGAATTACATGAATGGTCCGGATAAGATCGGCGATGAAGTTGAAATGACCATTAATTTAGAGGCCGTTCTCAAATAA
- a CDS encoding fibronectin type III domain-containing protein, protein MVSLTLLIVLFQNCDPAGVPNGSAPNGDGFVDNASGNGNNPSGGGSTPPPPGGGGTPPPGGGTPPPVVTGNPPPPNPAGINLTANTVNSISLNWTPGGGSTVGYRVAYQEGTTAPASCGTGTVLSVNSTVSLIANLTRAWQYSFRICAVNGNTTPDMSSGITYTTGTRCFQNPAPTIVQDTFASFSFPMGMGPLSGTASNIPQVAVTGTNAGGPYDLNQTYSLRCTTSVNNIIDVDCADNNGTNFNNNAASIRFQQPANSQCQPTGPVTVTMVARDECGAESPAKTIVVNVTNECLPETKIAAVEKAQNDQFGSQVAIDGDYAVVVETGDSEGGDGAGAANVFFYNGTSWIFQQKLIPTEAAMSDNMKSVAISGSRIVLGSPYHPTAGVGAVFVFDRSGSTWTQTAKITPSQPNVQDVGDLFGYSVALSGNQLVVGAPWDNNVETAGSKLAYAGAVYVYNLSGGAWVQDGSKVVVSGNTGRNEFGASVAIGSDYIVVGAPHNETFKANGNGKAYVLKKPAANWTVSQTLESSNKKAGDMFGISVKTDGVRIAVGAIFATGRSGQTSSGAAYIFENTGTWVQTAAIGASDVANGDRFGASIALAGDDLLIGSYWDDSKTGAAYHYRRSGANWTQTFKIMSRDRALNDEFGGSVAMSNRRAICGSRLDDGSAENIGAAYIVNLK, encoded by the coding sequence ATGGTCTCATTAACTTTGTTGATCGTCTTATTTCAGAATTGTGATCCCGCCGGAGTTCCTAACGGAAGCGCCCCAAATGGTGATGGATTTGTCGATAATGCGAGCGGAAATGGCAATAATCCATCCGGAGGAGGAAGCACTCCACCACCTCCTGGAGGAGGCGGCACACCACCTCCTGGAGGCGGCACACCGCCCCCTGTTGTAACGGGAAACCCTCCCCCACCCAATCCAGCGGGAATTAATTTAACAGCAAATACAGTTAATAGCATTTCCTTGAACTGGACTCCGGGAGGAGGAAGCACTGTCGGATATCGCGTGGCGTATCAAGAAGGAACAACAGCTCCGGCAAGCTGCGGGACCGGCACAGTGCTTTCAGTCAATTCCACGGTCAGCTTAATTGCCAATCTAACTAGGGCTTGGCAATACTCTTTTCGAATTTGTGCTGTAAATGGTAACACCACTCCAGACATGTCTTCTGGAATTACCTATACGACCGGAACAAGGTGCTTTCAAAATCCAGCTCCGACAATTGTGCAGGATACTTTTGCCAGCTTTTCCTTTCCGATGGGAATGGGGCCGCTCTCAGGTACAGCTTCGAATATTCCGCAGGTAGCTGTGACGGGAACAAATGCTGGGGGACCATACGATCTAAATCAGACTTATTCGCTTCGATGTACAACTTCGGTCAATAATATTATCGACGTAGATTGCGCAGATAACAACGGAACCAATTTCAATAATAATGCGGCAAGTATCCGATTTCAGCAGCCTGCGAACAGTCAGTGTCAACCGACAGGTCCGGTCACAGTGACAATGGTCGCTCGAGATGAGTGCGGTGCTGAGTCGCCTGCAAAAACAATTGTGGTAAATGTGACAAACGAGTGTCTTCCGGAGACAAAAATTGCTGCTGTAGAAAAAGCACAAAATGATCAATTTGGAAGTCAGGTGGCGATTGACGGTGACTACGCGGTTGTCGTTGAGACTGGTGACAGTGAGGGCGGTGACGGGGCCGGAGCTGCGAATGTCTTTTTTTACAATGGTACGAGCTGGATTTTTCAGCAAAAATTGATTCCTACAGAGGCCGCGATGAGTGATAACATGAAGAGTGTTGCCATCAGCGGAAGTAGAATCGTGTTGGGAAGTCCCTATCATCCCACCGCCGGAGTTGGAGCCGTCTTTGTTTTCGATCGATCTGGCTCTACTTGGACACAAACTGCGAAGATCACTCCTTCTCAACCCAATGTGCAGGATGTTGGAGACCTTTTTGGGTACTCCGTGGCTCTTTCGGGAAATCAGCTTGTGGTCGGAGCACCTTGGGACAACAATGTTGAAACAGCGGGATCAAAATTGGCCTATGCGGGAGCGGTTTATGTCTACAACCTATCAGGTGGAGCCTGGGTTCAAGATGGAAGCAAAGTTGTCGTTAGTGGCAATACCGGACGCAATGAATTTGGAGCGAGCGTTGCCATAGGATCCGATTACATTGTGGTCGGCGCACCTCACAATGAGACCTTCAAGGCAAATGGCAATGGCAAAGCCTACGTGCTGAAAAAGCCTGCCGCCAATTGGACAGTTTCTCAGACTTTAGAGTCTTCAAATAAAAAGGCTGGAGACATGTTTGGAATTTCCGTGAAGACTGATGGGGTGCGGATCGCTGTTGGGGCCATCTTTGCCACAGGTCGGTCTGGTCAAACTTCGTCGGGAGCCGCGTACATCTTTGAGAATACTGGAACCTGGGTTCAAACCGCAGCAATAGGCGCAAGCGACGTGGCAAATGGAGATCGTTTTGGAGCTTCAATTGCTCTAGCTGGAGATGATCTGCTGATTGGTTCTTACTGGGATGACTCAAAAACAGGAGCTGCTTATCACTATCGACGCAGCGGAGCCAATTGGACTCAGACTTTCAAAATTATGTCACGTGATAGAGCTTTAAACGATGAGTTCGGTGGTTCTGTTGCCATGTCTAATCGTCGAGCTATTTGTGGAAGTCGTTTGGATGATGGATCGGCTGAAAACATTGGAGCAGCCTACATTGTCAATCTGAAGTGA
- a CDS encoding outer membrane beta-barrel protein codes for MSPKIGKFKKSIWVFACLVSALAVSTQKARATKIDVMTGWYSITAETATASSEISNFGLYRINYMISLLPKLELIVGYSLMMSDILGGDLGFGIDGSFVYYPISTSWRILAAVDNAKMSVDGIWRPYLGMGFSQRQFQSVQSTYAGFSFNVGVERSLARAFDIKGEIRYLLLQGTRDSTATELSAVGGVVFSF; via the coding sequence ATGTCGCCTAAAATTGGAAAATTCAAAAAATCAATTTGGGTTTTCGCTTGTCTTGTTAGCGCGCTGGCTGTCTCGACTCAGAAAGCTCGCGCGACAAAGATAGACGTGATGACAGGTTGGTACAGCATAACGGCCGAAACGGCCACAGCCAGCAGCGAAATTTCAAATTTTGGACTCTATCGAATTAACTATATGATTTCACTGCTTCCAAAATTGGAATTGATTGTTGGCTACAGTTTAATGATGAGCGACATCTTAGGGGGAGATTTGGGCTTCGGAATCGATGGCTCCTTTGTTTATTATCCGATTAGCACCAGCTGGAGGATATTGGCTGCCGTCGACAACGCTAAAATGAGTGTTGACGGCATATGGAGGCCCTATTTGGGAATGGGCTTTTCACAGAGACAATTTCAATCAGTGCAGAGCACCTACGCTGGTTTTTCGTTCAATGTGGGCGTTGAGAGATCCTTGGCCAGAGCTTTTGATATAAAGGGAGAGATTCGCTATCTTTTATTGCAGGGCACTCGTGATTCCACTGCGACCGAATTATCTGCAGTCGGTGGAGTCGTATTCTCCTTTTGA
- a CDS encoding MotA/TolQ/ExbB proton channel family protein — protein MFYLVGLIIATSSVVAVVVHLQQAYNSYWDFVAFAMVLGGTMAVATIIAPWDIYRDFARNLKRLFVYVAPSQREFLQLCLDIISKHKNGLKDFKVDPSRLEQRILRDGFELISLGFNPDKIEIILKERVYQANERNFRVSAIVRSLAKYPPAFGLAGTVFGLVHLMRGVSEGMNAKETGIRMAIALDATLYGLMVANLFVNPAGS, from the coding sequence ATGTTTTACCTGGTTGGACTCATTATAGCAACTTCCAGTGTGGTGGCAGTTGTTGTTCATCTTCAGCAGGCCTACAATAGCTATTGGGACTTTGTGGCTTTTGCGATGGTGTTGGGTGGAACCATGGCCGTCGCAACAATTATTGCGCCCTGGGATATCTACCGCGATTTTGCACGAAATCTGAAGAGGTTGTTCGTCTATGTGGCACCATCTCAGAGAGAATTTTTACAACTCTGTCTAGATATTATTTCCAAACATAAAAATGGTCTAAAAGATTTCAAGGTTGATCCGTCACGTCTCGAGCAGAGAATTCTTCGCGATGGGTTCGAATTGATCTCTCTTGGATTTAATCCAGATAAAATTGAAATCATTTTAAAGGAAAGAGTCTATCAAGCAAATGAGCGAAATTTTAGGGTGAGCGCGATTGTCCGTTCATTGGCAAAATATCCTCCAGCATTTGGACTTGCTGGTACGGTCTTTGGACTGGTGCATCTGATGCGCGGGGTTTCAGAGGGAATGAACGCAAAGGAGACGGGCATTCGGATGGCGATTGCCCTCGACGCAACACTTTACGGACTGATGGTCGCCAACCTGTTCGTGAATCCAGCGGGGAGTTAA
- a CDS encoding HAD family phosphatase, with protein sequence MVCNIIFDLGGVLVDWNPRYLYREVFKSEDEMEYFLQYVCSPEWNLRLDAGLSFQVAISERCLEYPQYAREIQMYWERWPQMLKGEISAVVEIFRYFKSHSDYKTYALSNLSNQTFPIAEERFDFLKEFDGVILSGKEKVIKPDPEIFHRLLNQFQLRAEQCLFIDDNLDNVKSALDLNFLALHYHNPLSLKHQLRQLGVLGYA encoded by the coding sequence ATGGTCTGTAATATCATTTTTGATCTTGGGGGCGTCCTGGTTGACTGGAACCCTCGCTACCTTTACCGCGAAGTCTTTAAATCAGAAGACGAAATGGAGTATTTTCTCCAATACGTTTGCTCTCCCGAGTGGAACCTACGGCTTGATGCGGGACTTTCATTTCAGGTTGCTATTTCTGAGCGCTGCTTAGAATACCCTCAATACGCCAGAGAAATTCAAATGTACTGGGAGAGATGGCCACAAATGTTAAAAGGAGAAATTTCAGCCGTTGTAGAAATTTTTCGCTATTTCAAAAGCCACAGCGATTACAAAACCTACGCTCTCAGCAATTTGTCAAATCAAACATTTCCCATTGCGGAGGAACGTTTTGATTTTCTTAAAGAGTTTGACGGGGTCATTCTCTCCGGAAAAGAAAAAGTCATAAAACCTGATCCCGAAATATTTCACCGCCTGCTCAACCAATTCCAACTCAGGGCCGAGCAGTGTCTTTTTATCGATGACAATCTAGACAACGTAAAATCGGCCTTGGATCTCAATTTCCTTGCTCTTCACTATCACAATCCGCTCAGCCTGAAACACCAACTGCGACAACTCGGCGTTCTTGGGTATGCCTAA
- a CDS encoding tetratricopeptide repeat protein — MIVEKEGFRAEHYLVPKTVFAASIRLDIEMRESKLPAACTDQDAAVEEVARSVAQAQSHIQAKMYDNALRILKNLNDKFPNSSVVYDLMGNTHYLMKDLEKALISYEKSLRLSPNNSETQRMVVKLKQIYSIRSPAGN, encoded by the coding sequence TTGATTGTCGAGAAAGAGGGATTTCGCGCCGAGCATTACTTGGTTCCAAAGACTGTCTTTGCTGCGAGTATTCGTCTTGATATTGAAATGAGAGAAAGCAAATTGCCGGCAGCTTGTACGGATCAGGACGCAGCCGTCGAAGAAGTCGCTCGATCGGTGGCTCAGGCTCAGTCTCATATCCAGGCAAAAATGTACGATAACGCACTTCGAATTTTGAAAAATCTCAATGATAAATTCCCGAACTCCAGCGTTGTTTACGACCTTATGGGGAACACTCATTATCTGATGAAAGACTTGGAGAAGGCCCTGATCTCGTATGAAAAATCGCTGAGGCTCAGCCCAAACAATAGCGAAACACAAAGAATGGTGGTTAAGTTGAAACAGATATATTCCATTCGCTCTCCGGCGGGTAATTAG
- a CDS encoding glycosyltransferase family 9 protein, with protein sequence MRNDSADLVSSHPRVHRILSLDRKSGWLGLWKLAIKMRSENYTHVYDAHCNLRSHLLSWILLFPFFGGPSFLRRKKYRIKRWFLLSLGWKVLPWPFRASQSFVLPLEKWNIKWQESLGRDLRLPELPENLFTSFQHPNLKLSEAIVVAPSAAWEMKRWPIESWAELIRQMEERIFIVVGGPADDFCSVIQKMFPDRTINLAGRLSWLETSRLIREAKAVVSGDTGVLHLSDYLNRPTFALIGPTAFGFPSWKNSKVIEIDLPCRPCTKDGRGKCSQSIYKKCLVDISPQLVSTTLRGSLL encoded by the coding sequence GTGAGAAATGACTCAGCTGATCTTGTTTCTTCTCACCCAAGGGTCCATCGAATTTTGAGTCTTGATAGAAAGAGTGGCTGGCTCGGATTGTGGAAACTTGCAATAAAGATGAGGTCTGAAAACTATACCCATGTTTATGATGCTCATTGTAATCTGCGATCGCACCTTTTATCTTGGATTTTATTATTTCCATTTTTTGGCGGGCCTTCATTTCTCAGGCGCAAAAAATACCGAATCAAACGCTGGTTCCTCTTAAGCCTTGGATGGAAGGTTCTGCCTTGGCCCTTTCGCGCTTCCCAGTCATTTGTTCTGCCTCTGGAAAAATGGAATATCAAGTGGCAAGAATCCCTTGGACGTGATCTTCGACTTCCCGAGCTTCCTGAAAATCTATTTACTTCTTTTCAGCACCCAAATCTAAAATTGTCTGAAGCGATAGTTGTCGCGCCCTCGGCCGCCTGGGAAATGAAGCGTTGGCCAATTGAGTCCTGGGCTGAACTCATTCGTCAAATGGAAGAGCGCATTTTTATTGTCGTGGGAGGACCGGCTGATGACTTCTGCTCAGTCATTCAGAAAATGTTTCCGGATCGAACGATCAATTTGGCGGGAAGGCTCTCTTGGCTCGAGACCTCTCGGCTCATCCGAGAAGCAAAGGCTGTCGTCAGCGGAGACACGGGCGTCCTCCATTTAAGTGATTATTTGAACAGGCCCACTTTTGCTCTCATTGGCCCAACGGCCTTTGGCTTTCCTTCCTGGAAAAATTCGAAAGTGATCGAAATCGATCTCCCCTGTCGACCCTGCACAAAAGATGGACGTGGAAAATGTTCTCAATCTATTTATAAAAAGTGTTTAGTTGATATTTCTCCCCAGCTCGTGTCGACCACTTTGAGAGGGTCTCTCCTGTGA